A single genomic interval of Nitrosomonadales bacterium harbors:
- a CDS encoding dioxygenase has translation MTLPVLFVSHGAPTLSLDSGETGAAWRQLGERLPRPSAILVISAHWETPVPTVSSAVEPETIHDFYGFPAELYELHYFAPGAPALAQAVVDALQQAGIAVQRDATRGLDHGAWVPLRLMFPEADIPVAQLSLQPERDPAWHIAVGRALRPLREQGVLIVGSGSITHNLRALFNHPQGEPSPEWVTGFCDWIAEKIEAGDLEALVEYRSRAPHAVQNHPTDEHLLPLFVALGAAHDIRKSQRLNRVMTYGMLAMDMWQFDG, from the coding sequence ATGACCCTGCCTGTCCTGTTCGTCTCACACGGTGCCCCGACCCTGTCGCTCGATTCCGGCGAAACGGGCGCGGCCTGGCGGCAACTGGGCGAACGATTGCCCCGGCCATCGGCGATCCTGGTGATCTCCGCGCACTGGGAGACGCCAGTCCCGACCGTCAGCAGCGCGGTCGAACCGGAAACCATCCACGACTTCTACGGCTTCCCCGCCGAACTTTACGAACTGCATTATTTCGCACCCGGTGCACCGGCGCTGGCGCAAGCGGTGGTCGATGCGTTGCAACAGGCCGGGATAGCGGTGCAACGGGACGCGACGCGCGGGCTGGATCACGGCGCATGGGTGCCGCTGCGGCTCATGTTCCCCGAAGCGGACATCCCGGTCGCGCAACTCTCGTTGCAGCCGGAGCGCGATCCGGCCTGGCATATCGCGGTGGGCCGCGCGCTGCGCCCGCTGCGCGAGCAGGGCGTGCTGATCGTCGGCAGTGGTTCCATCACCCACAACCTGCGCGCCCTGTTCAACCACCCGCAAGGCGAACCCTCGCCGGAATGGGTGACGGGGTTCTGCGACTGGATCGCGGAAAAGATCGAAGCGGGCGACCTGGAAGCGCTAGTCGAATATCGCAGCCGCGCGCCGCATGCCGTGCAGAACCATCCCACCGACGAACACCTGTTGCCGCTGTTCGTCGCGCTCGGCGCTGCACACGACATCAGAAAATCACAGCGCCTGAACCGCGTGATGACCTACGGCATGCTGGCGATGGACATGTGGCAGTTCGATGGCTGA
- a CDS encoding cytochrome c, with protein MKKQTILAVSLITFALSVSHAQAAEPLELQKVMKELGKNMQAITDGIAREDWELVAKTAPHIAAHPQPPMAEKMRIMSFMGSEMSKFKALDAETHKAAHGLEHAAHEKDGQKVIAAFQQVQTTCLNCHQTFRSKFVDHFYGTPSK; from the coding sequence ATGAAGAAGCAAACAATCTTAGCTGTATCCCTTATCACCTTCGCATTATCTGTATCTCATGCACAAGCCGCAGAACCACTTGAGTTACAAAAAGTGATGAAGGAGTTGGGCAAGAACATGCAAGCTATCACTGACGGCATCGCGCGCGAAGATTGGGAACTGGTCGCCAAGACGGCTCCACACATTGCCGCGCATCCACAACCGCCGATGGCCGAAAAAATGCGCATCATGAGTTTCATGGGGTCTGAGATGTCCAAGTTCAAAGCGCTCGACGCTGAGACGCATAAGGCCGCACATGGTCTTGAACATGCCGCACATGAGAAGGACGGGCAGAAAGTCATCGCCGCTTTTCAGCAAGTGCAAACCACTTGTTTGAATTGCCACCAAACCTTTCGGAGCAAGTTCGTTGACCACTTCTATGGCACGCCAAGCAAGTAA
- a CDS encoding TetR/AcrR family transcriptional regulator: MNQETVKKRMSSEERQSEIIRVAVELAADKGVDSVTTQDMADAMNLTQGAIFRHFATKDDIWFAVIVWVRERLMKVLEKAAADSTDPLNAIERMFFAHITFISKHPAIPRLLFTELLHKKNGKLRQLIEGIISGYETKIAGLLEEAKSQSLASNELDSQSAAVLYIGMIQGLVMQSSVFGGKHALQRQAEKTFPIFLHGVKTRN, encoded by the coding sequence TTGAATCAAGAAACTGTAAAGAAACGGATGAGTTCGGAGGAGCGCCAAAGCGAAATTATTCGTGTGGCGGTGGAGCTGGCTGCCGACAAAGGCGTGGACAGCGTCACCACACAAGATATGGCAGATGCCATGAACCTTACACAAGGCGCCATCTTTAGACACTTTGCGACCAAGGACGACATCTGGTTTGCCGTAATCGTATGGGTGCGCGAACGCCTGATGAAAGTATTGGAGAAGGCCGCCGCCGATTCGACTGATCCCTTGAATGCCATCGAGCGTATGTTCTTTGCGCACATCACGTTCATCAGCAAACATCCTGCTATTCCCCGTTTGCTGTTCACTGAATTGCTACATAAAAAGAACGGTAAGTTGCGTCAACTTATTGAAGGGATTATTTCTGGTTATGAGACCAAGATTGCAGGTTTGTTGGAAGAAGCAAAATCACAGTCTTTGGCATCAAATGAACTCGACAGCCAAAGTGCGGCTGTGCTCTACATCGGCATGATTCAAGGGTTGGTAATGCAGTCATCTGTATTTGGTGGAAAGCATGCACTCCAGCGTCAAGCAGAAAAAACATTCCCGATCTTTTTACACGGCGTGAAAACACGCAATTAG